A window of Gossypium hirsutum isolate 1008001.06 chromosome D13, Gossypium_hirsutum_v2.1, whole genome shotgun sequence genomic DNA:
GGGCAAAGGTATTCTCTTCTCCAAAAATAGTCATCTCAAGATAGAAGTATTTACATATGCAGATTAGGCTAGTTCTCTTGATGACAAAAGGCCTACAACGGGTTATTATACTCTTGTTGAAGGAAACTTAGTCACTTAAAGGAGCAAGAAACAAAGTGTTGTGGCTCGACCAAGTGCAGAGGTTGAATATAGGGTCATGGCTCTAGGTGTTTGTGAACTTTTATGGCTACAAAAGGTATTGGAAGTGCTAAAATTGTTGAACGAAAATAGATCAACCTTGTATTGTGATAGCAAAGCGGCCATCAACATAGCTCAAAATCCAGTGCAGCACGatagaaccaagcatatcgaaaTAGATCGTCATTTTATCAAGAAAAAATAGCCAGTGGTGCTTTAATTCTATCTTATCTAGCATCCGAAAAATAGATGGTTGATGTTTTTATAAAAGGGCTCAACTGTAAGACTTATCATAATTTTCTTTGCAAGTTGGGCATACGAGACAtctatgcaccaacttgagggagAGTGTTGAGAATCTTTGATTATTTGATAgaattaaataacataattttagAGATTACAGTTGATTTTTAGGGATTTTATTTAGAGATATTCTTTTCTTAATTGATTCAATACTTCATGTATATATAGTTGTACACATTTCTAATAAATACATACTTTTGAGTGAGTTTTTTTCTCAATACATTAGAGTATTCATCTCTAATTTcatcaaataaaattcaaaaaaagaatttaaaaaaatatttgaagactgaggtttgaaaatttgaaattgaaaattaaaatttgaagattgaaaatataaaattgaaaattggggaTTGAGGATTGAaggttgaaaattgaaaatttaggaAGGAAGAATGAGTATGGAGTATTTGGTTGAAAAGAATGAAATTTGGAAGGGTTTATATAAGAATTTTTATGGCTGTTGAAATCTTACTAGTCATTGGAAAAGTTACCATTGAATGGAAAACGCTTCCTACAAGGTGCGTTTTTCCTAATGGGGCAGTGAAAGCACATTTTGTAAGacacatttttctttctctcttaaaAAACAACATAGGCCgataaatctttaaaattttaatctaatttcttaaataattttttttctagcatattaatataaattaaccCCCTTCTCGCTggctgaaaaaaaaaagacttctGGTTGAAAAAAACACAAGCAAAGACACTACTTtctagaagaaaataaaaataggtgAATACTATTTTGGCTCTCCAAAGAAATTCTTAAAGTGTTGCCTTTGTGAAATTCGcaacatttttataaaaatggtCCAACTCATTTTCACGTGACTATTAATGTATTGTAGTAAAAAACTGTTCTGTCAATGAAGTTTTTAGGAGAGTTCCCTAGATTTAGGTCTCATTATGCGCAAATGCGATGAAATTATGTGAACTCTATCCATATTTATTTTGATCTAGCCTGGATTTGTAAACTCTTCGTTGGTTGCTAGTTAAAATTCAGGAATGAAAAAAAGAAGTCTTTGCAATTGCGATACTTACCTTTTTCTCCAGAAATATGCACAAGAAACGGATCCCAAAAGCTTCAGGTGCTCTTTGAACTTCATCTGAGTTAAATTCACCAAAAGCAAAAACCGGGACAATTTCGTTTGTTCTTTTTATAACAAATAGAGCTACAAATTACTGCAGCAGACAAACTATTGGTCCTCCTCAAGATTTAAAAAGAGAAGATAGGCAACTAAGCCAACCACAGGGATAAATCTAAGATAACTCACTACACCAACTTTGCTTTTCTCAACATTTTGTAGGTTCTCACCAATCAACCAAGGCTGGAAGATTGTGTATAAACATATGTCCCAAATGAAGGCATAAGCCAGCCTTTCTGAACCTAAATAACTTACCAAGAACTGCCACCTGTCTGTTATGTTTCCAAACTCACCATCCATTCGACCATAAAGAGCCCATATTGCAGAAAACACACATACAGCCCCACCAGTTAATCCCACTACGGCTGCACCATTTGTCATCACGGAGCCTAGAGGAGAGAGCTTGCTAGGACGGATATCTGCATCAGCTTCGTTCAGCCGGATTGCCATGTAAGGAATTAAGAACGCTGCAGCAGGTCATGGAGGAGTAATGCAATTAGATTCATCACATGCTAGATAGGTTATGTTATAATTTTGAGAGTATGGTAGGGAAAGAAGCGTACTGTTGGTGAGAAACATCTGCAGTCCCCATAGAACATCGAGGGAACTTCTGTATCTGTCCCTCTTGCGATCAGTGAATAACAATGGAGCAAACATCAGCGTCCACCCAATAACAAAGTTGAACAATCCCTCAGACATCTGATCCATAAATACTAATGGTATTAGATTAATAAGCCTTTgtggaaaataattaatttcaccaAATAGTGATGCTTGCTTACAGGGTGAAGGACTGGGGCATCAATCAGACGAATACCGACTACTCTGCCAAAAAAGGGTTCCAATTCCATTCATTGTATAGATCATCATCAAGGAAAgaacacaataaaaaaaattagagaagcTAACAGATTTCTTCTACTGAGAACCATGCAAGTATTAGATGTCTGTATGTACCAGCATTGGTCAAAggcaaaatgaagaagaaattgaGAGAAAGACCGATGAGTTCGTTTATTGTGTTGGAACTGATGGCCCATACAGGGTCTCCCTGGTTaactcaaaaaaagaaaaaaaaagctttcaTCTGTGAATAAAATGAAGAGAAAGtgggaaaagaaataaaagaggaAGCTTACAGGAGCATAGGGAAGCAAAAAGAGCCACAAGATATAAACAGCCTCAGCGGCCCACAGACTCAGGTGAAGGACTCGCCGAAGAGGACCATCCTGATCGCTTTCTTCCGAGCTGGAGCTCAAGGCGGTGGACTTGCGGCGGGACGCGCGGCAAACAATGGGCGTGGAATGGAGGATAGAAAAGGAGGTTGTGGGCCATGTTTCGCCGTGATGTTTGCAGGGGTAGCGGCTGGGCTGTGGAGGAGGGTTGGAACTGAAGGGTGTTGGTCTTGGAAGAGCCCGGCAATGGGTTTGGCAGAGCAAAGCTTG
This region includes:
- the LOC107918675 gene encoding uncharacterized protein, with protein sequence MAVAVLATQALLCQTHCRALPRPTPFSSNPPPQPSRYPCKHHGETWPTTSFSILHSTPIVCRASRRKSTALSSSSEESDQDGPLRRVLHLSLWAAEAVYILWLFLLPYAPGDPVWAISSNTINELIGLSLNFFFILPLTNAVGIRLIDAPVLHPMSEGLFNFVIGWTLMFAPLLFTDRKRDRYRSSLDVLWGLQMFLTNTFLIPYMAIRLNEADADIRPSKLSPLGSVMTNGAAVVGLTGGAVCVFSAIWALYGRMDGEFGNITDRWQFLVSYLGSERLAYAFIWDICLYTIFQPWLIGENLQNVEKSKVGVVSYLRFIPVVGLVAYLLFLNLEEDQ